One Triplophysa dalaica isolate WHDGS20190420 chromosome 11, ASM1584641v1, whole genome shotgun sequence genomic window carries:
- the rps6ka2 gene encoding ribosomal protein S6 kinase alpha-2 isoform X4, whose translation MQVYYVTWLHSGIYAIINFVPTLHGITACLEEISAWMKGHHLQLNPAKTELLVFRAHPTVQRDLNIHLGNTTITPSKTPRNLRVIFDEQLSFNDHIAKSTRSCRYALFNIRKFEMLTGSLPFQGKDRKETMALILKAKLGMPQFLSPEVQSLLRALFKRNPSNRLGAGPDGVEEIKRHIFFATIDWNKLYRREIKPPFKPAVGRPEDTFHFDREFTSRTPTDSPGVPPSANAHQLFRGFSFVASNLDQEQPLTETKPISVNPIVQQLHGNNIHFTDGYELKEDIGIGAYSVCKRCVHRITSVEYAVKIIDRAKKDPSEEIEILLRYGQHPNIITLKDVYDDGKFVYLVMELMRGGELLDRILRQKCFSEREASAVLCTITKTVEYLHSQGVVHRDLKPSNILYVDETGDPESIRICDFGFAKQLRAENGLLMTPCYTANFVAPEVLKKQGYDAACDIWSQGILLYTMLAGFTPFANGPDDTPEEILARIGSGKFALSGGNWDTVSDAAKDIVTKMLHVDPHQRLTAPLVLRHPWIVNGDQLSQSQLIRQDAQLVKGAMAATYSALNRSPQAPKLEPVLSSGLAQRRGMKRLTSTRL comes from the exons ATGCAAGTCTATTATGTCACATGGCTGCATTCTGGAATATATGCAATAATTAATTTTGTTCCTACATTACATGGCATTACGGCTTGCCTTGAAGaaatctcagcttggatgaaagggcatcacctccagctgaaccctgccaagacagaattaCTCGTGTTTAGAGCACACCCTACGGTGCAACGcgatctcaacatccatcttggcaataccacaatcactccttccaaaacacccaggaacctcagagtcatatttgatgaacagctgtccttcaatgatcacattgcaaagtcaacacggtcatgccgatacgccttattcaacattagaaag TTTGAGATGCTTACTGGATCCCTGCCATTTCAAGGCAAAGATCGCAAAGAGACCATGGCACTTATTCTCAA GGCAAAACTTGGCATGCCTCAGTTCTTAAGCCCAGAAGTCCAGAGTTTGTTGCGGGCTCTCTTTAAAAGAAACCCTTCCAATAGATTAG GTGCAGGACCTGATGGAGTGGAAGAAATCAAACGACATATTTTCTTCGCAACAATAGACTGGAAT AAGTTGTACAGACGAGAAATAAAGCCTCCGTTTAAACCAGCAGTGGGCCGACCAGAGGACACCTTCCATTTTGATCGGGAGTTCACATCTCGCACACCAACAG ACTCGCCCGGCGTTCCTCCCAGCGCAAACGCTCACCAGCTCTTTCGTGGTTTCAGCTTTGTGGCGTCTAACCTGGATCAGGAACAGCCTCTGACCGAGACCAAACCGATTTCGGTTAATCCTATTGTACAG CAGCTTCATGGCAACAACATTCATTTCACTGATGGTTATGAGTTAAAGGAAGACATCGGTATAGGAGCGTATTCAGTCTGCAAGCGTTGTGTCCACAGAATCACCAGTGTGGAGTACGCTGTTAAA ATTATTGACAGAGCTAAGAAGGACCCGTCTGAAGAGATTGAGATTCTGCTGCGATACGGCCAGCACCCAAACATTATTACTCTAAAAGAT GTGTATGATGACGGGAAGTTTGTGTATCTGGTAATGGAGCTGATGAGAGGAGGAGAGCTGCTGGACCGGATCCTGAGACAGAAGTGCTTCTCAGAACGAGAGGCTTCCGCTGTGCTCTGTACCATCACCAAAACTGTGGAGTATCTGCATTCACAGGGG GTCGTGCATCGAGACCTTAAGCCCAGCAACATCTTGTATGTCGATGAGACGGGGGACCCAGAATCAATCAGAATCTGTGATTTTGGTTTTGCCAAGCAGTTACGGGCAGAAAACGGGCTTCTCATGACGCCCTGCTACACTGCTAACTTTGTGGCACCAGAG GTCTTGAAGAAACAGGGTTATGATGCTGCCTGTGACATCTGGAGTCAAGGAATCTTACTGTACACCATGCTGGCAGG GTTCACGCCCTTCGCCAACGGCCCTGACGACACACCGGAGGAGATCTTGGCACGCATCGGCAGTGGGAAATTTGCCTTGTCAGGAGGCAACTGGGACACAGTTTCGGATGCAGCCAAA GACATTGTCACTAAAATGCTCCATGTGGATCCTCACCAGCGGCTGACAGCACCTCTGGTTCTCAGACATCCGTGGATTGTGAATGGAGATCAGTTATCTCAGAGTCAGCTGATCAGACAGGACGCTCAGCTGGTGAAG GGGGCGATGGCTGCCACATACTCTGCTTTGAATCGATCACCCCAGGCCCCAAAACTGGAGCCAGTCCTCTCCTCCGGTCTGGCTCAGAGAAGAGGCATGAAGAGACTTACATCCACTCGTCTATAG
- the sft2d1 gene encoding vesicle transport protein SFT2A — translation MDKLRSVLSGREENEEVGLTAQIMDGTTLSYSTRVKWFVICFAAGILSSILGTALLFLPKAGIKLFAVFYTLGNIAALSSTCFLMGPLKQLKRMFEPTRLIATIVMLLCLVLTLCAAFWWQKKGLAIIFCIMQFLAMTWYSISYIPFARDAVMKCFTSCLS, via the exons ATGGACAAGTTGCGAAGTGTGTTAAGCGGTCGGGAGGAGAATGAAGAAGTGGGTCTTACAGCACAG ATTATGGATGGCACGACGCTCAGTTACAGCACACGAGTGAAGtggtttgtcatttgttttgcaGCAGGGATCCTATCTTCAATACTT GGCACTGCACTGCTCTTCTTGCCTAAAGCTGGCATTAAGTTGTTTGCTGTATTCTACACCCTAGGAAACATAGCAGCACTTTCAAG CACGTGTTTCCTGATGGGACCCCTTAAACAGCTGAAGCGTATGTTTGAACCCACCAGACTCATAGCCACCATTGTGATGCTG CTGTGTCTTGTGTTGACGTTATGTGCGGCCTTTTGG TGGCAGAAAAAGGGGCTGGCAATCATCTTCTGCATTATGCAGTTTTTGGCCATGACATG GTATAGCATCTCCTACATTCCATTTGCACG AGATGCTGTTATGAAGTGCTTCACCTCCTGCTTGAGCTAA